tcctgtgcccgtcgctgttcaactgcagagctaccgcggagggtctagtcgcaaatggcgacaagactaaaaagtcttgtcgccatttgtaaattctaagtcgcattggcgaccattttggtcgccatctggagccctgtataAGATCCCTTCAGAAATGAAATAAAGGGCTTAAACTAAGTTAGCAAAATATGgtatgctttcttccaaaaacagtgccacgccAGACCATAGGTTGtctctggtattgcagcccagctctaTTTACTTCAGTGGAGCGGAGCTTCAATGCCACACAtaatccatggacaggtgtggcgctgtttctggtagaaagcagccatgttttctttGATCTTGTAATAACCCCTTTCAGTACCTAATGAATACCTCTGGCATTTCCTTGTAACACATATGATCACGTGCTCAGTCCAGGAACGCCTGTATGTACGCACCTTGTTTAGTTTTCCTCTTATTAATTTAGCAGATGTGTTCAGAGAATCGTCCTCCAGGTCTAATTTTGGCAGTTCAGCAAATCTTGGTCCTAGTACAACCTCTGGAGAGTCGGCTAGAGATAGTGAAAGTGCCAGGCTTGCCTCCCGTCTCTTTTGTCTCTCTTGCAGCTGCGTAGTCCTCGGCATAAACCTGGTCGGGTTACTCCTCAAAATGTTGTGCGCTGGATTGACTGTTCTCTCTGGTCCACAGCAGGGTGGGGGATGCACACTGCCTCCGGAAGGCGGGTTTCTGGAATAAGAGCTTGAGGGAGAAGTCGATCTGTATTCCTGGTAAGGTTCAGGGGGCATGGACGGCAGCATGGGTGAAAAGTCATCAGGCTGCGGAGAGGGGCCCCAAGTGGAAGTGCCCGGAGAGCTTGATTCCACAGATGCAGACAATAAATGGGACTTCTCAGGCACAACCTTTCTCTGTTCTGCACTTTGACAGTCTTTAATAAAAATAGGTGTATGTTAGGGTCTcgagatgtcacagcacaacataCAACTAACAAGGGAGACAAGTAATGTTTGTCCTTAACAATTTTCATACTGGAATAggtaagaatatagctactataatactgcctcctatgtacaagaatatacctactataatactgcctcctatgtacaagaatatacctactataatactgcctcctatgtacaagaatatacctactataatactgcctcctatgtacaagaatatacctactataatactgcctcctatgtacaagaatatacctgctataatactgcctcctatgtacaagaatatacctgctataatactgcctcctatgtacaagaatatacctgctataatactgcctcctatgtacaagaatatacctgctataatactgcctcctatgtacaagaatatacctgctataatactgcctcctatgtacaagaatatacctgctataatactgcctcctatgtacaagaatatacctgctataatactgcctcctatgtacaagaatatacctgctataatactgcctcctatgtacaagaatatacctgctataatactgcctcctatgtacaagaatatacctgctataatactgcctcctatgtacaagaatatacctgctataatactgcctcctatgtacaagaatatacctgctataatactgcctcctatgtacaagaatatacctgctataatactgcctcctatgtacaagaatatacctactataatactgcctcctatgtacaagaatatacctactataatactgcctcctatgtacaagaatatacctactataatactgcctcctatgtacaagaatataactactataatactgctcctatgtacaagaatataagtactataatactgctggtatgtacaagaataatactactataatactgcctcctatgtacaagaatattactactataatactgctcctatgtacaagaatataactactataatactgcctcctatgtacaagaatataagtactataatactgctcctatgtacaagaatataagtactataatactgctgctatgtacacgAATACAACTACAATACAAGTCCTTTATGCTTATACGTTAAAGGGATTGTTTGGAATGTTCTAAAATTTGGTCCCGTCCTGCAGCGATGCATCATGTAAATCTTTTACATGACCGATGCAGCCAGGACAGGAGTAGAAGTGCTGTAGCGGTGTAGGACTGAATGGGTCAGTATATGTTATTCCTGTATTTTATATCACCTCCTACCGTTTTTCTCAGGTTTTTTAAATTCCAGGATAACCTCCTCAATAAGCCAGGACAGGACTGACCTCTATCAGCCGTTGCTCGGGCCACATACCGCCTTCTGTCTTGAAGCTTTTCTCTGGTCTCTTGTACGCTCTCGAACTCTGGGGCATAGCAGACATGAAGGACACCTCCGAAGAAACTGCATTCATCTAATTTCCGTTTGGCGACTCTGCCAAGTAAGGAGAGAAATAACAAGGAAATAATATACAAGGGGATCAGAGGGACATACAGCACACGGGGAGGAGGAAGGTCCTCCACAGCTCTCTGTAGAGAGGAGTTCTCTACCAGGGACATGGATCACACGATCCCAAGCGCACCCGCTGCCTGGCGCTGTGACTCTCACCGTGCGCTCTGCACCCTCTGGAATTTGATGAGATAGACCTCTGTGAACTGCTCGGCCGGGTACTCATCCAGGGGATTGTATTCTTCTATTGCTCCATAGAGAGCAAAATGCTCAATCAGTTCCTTCATAACCCCGATGGCCGGGACCCCCTGCACCAGCAAGTACCGAGATTCCAGATTAATGGTGTAAACCTAAAGACAAGAGGTCACAGCAagttactaaacactggtccatGCGCTGCAGCACCTAACCCAATAGTCACCATCTCACCGTCTATATAATTACAGAACAATCTTCTTATAAAGTAATTTGTGTGCATACTTTACTTATCctatattataccccagagctgcactcactattctgctggtgcagtcactgtgtacatacattacttgtgctgtactgatcctgagttacatcctgtattatactccagagctgcactcactattctgctggtgcagtcactgtgtacatacattacttatcctgtactgatcctgagttacatcctgtattatactccagagctgcactcactattctgctggtgcagtcactgtgtacatacattacttatcctgtactgatcctgagttacatcctgtattatactccagtactgtactcactattctgctggtgcagtcactgtgtacatacattacttatcctgtactgatcctgagttacatcctgtattatactccagagctgcactcactattctgctggtggagtcactgtgtacatacattacattacttatcctgtactgatcctgagttacatcctgtattatactccagagctgcactcactattctgctggtgcagtcactgtgtacatacattacattacttatactgtactgatcctgagttacatcctgtattatactccagagctgcactcactattctgctggggcagtcactgtgtacatacattacattacttatactgtactgatcctgagttacatcctgtattatactccagagctgcattcactattctgctggtggagtcactatgtacatacattacttatccggagttacatcctgtattagggcgccttcacacatggcagaaaTTGTTgccactgaaaatcagttccattcatttgaaaagggcagcaagcacatgaatttctgcaagccccattaaggtgaatggaattgattttcagtcacagaattttctgccacatgtgaaggcacccttatactccagagcagtgatgagcgaacttctgttttaagttcggcgtctaaagttcggcttccggttagcggagaatcccgatatggttcccgatatggattccgacttccgttgtggtccgtggtagcggaatcaataatcggccattattgattccactaccacggaccacaacggtattcggaatccatatcgggattctccgctaaccggaagccgaactttagacgccgaacttaaaacagaagttcgctcatcactactccagaGCTGTGCTCCTTATTCTGCTGATGGAATCActttgtacatactgtatattacatcAGTTATCACTATCCGTCCAAAGCTACAGCCGTTATATAGTCCAGAGCTGTAGTCACAATATTGTAGACTTCTGAGCTGAAATCTCCCACAATTCCCTGTTTTTTCAATTTAGAACTTGCTCTGGTGCTTTGCATTCAGGGATGACCAGTCTTTATACCAGGTTCAGGAAGGGTTATGGGTCCTGTTCATGAGAGAAGTGATTCACAAAGGAGGAATTTATAGGAATtactatttaagcaattttccaaTCGCTGTGCTTCCCTcgagggcagggatcagcaacctgcggcgctccagctgttctgaaactacaactcccagaatcctcattTTATGGGAGTTCCAAGAATAGCCGAGTACgttttcatgctgggagttgtagttccacagcatctggagtgctgaaggttgaaGGGAATGAACTGCATGTAGTGACATCTTCCTTACAGGAGGGGCGCTATAGGGTAGCCAA
This sequence is a window from Bufo gargarizans isolate SCDJY-AF-19 chromosome 5, ASM1485885v1, whole genome shotgun sequence. Protein-coding genes within it:
- the RBM48 gene encoding RNA-binding protein 48; the protein is MDPRSQLEVHPHHEQRKICASRAKYRDGRKPRAVKVYTINLESRYLLVQGVPAIGVMKELIEHFALYGAIEEYNPLDEYPAEQFTEVYLIKFQRVQSARVAKRKLDECSFFGGVLHVCYAPEFESVQETREKLQDRRRYVARATADRDCQSAEQRKVVPEKSHLLSASVESSSPGTSTWGPSPQPDDFSPMLPSMPPEPYQEYRSTSPSSSYSRNPPSGGSVHPPPCCGPERTVNPAHNILRSNPTRFMPRTTQLQERQKRREASLALSLSLADSPEVVLGPRFAELPKLDLEDDSLNTSAKLIRGKLNKVSEFFPLTAPEDKAVDTQSAPPVKQRRRI